One window of Anaerolineae bacterium genomic DNA carries:
- a CDS encoding Indigoidine synthase A-like protein, uncharacterized enzyme involved in pigment biosynthesis yields the protein MINDFPNYFRLNSSVAEALKANQPVVALETTVITHGLPYPQNLQLAHEIEEEVKHFGSVPATIGILEGQIRCGLTEDEIHALATHPSVAKVSLRDIARLVVEKGWGGTTVAATMWAAHQVGIRVFSTGGIGGVHRYTEWLRHSDVSADIQALAEIPVVVVCSGAKAILDLPATLEALETRSIPVVGYQTKYFPAFYSVGSKNLEVSMVANQPQEIAEFAQTHWELGFRSAVLVAVPPPEADAIPFEQMEAYIQIAVQEAERQGIHGQSVTPFLLRRLSELSEGKSVQTNLSLLKNNARIAAQIALTFSLNH from the coding sequence ATGATAAATGATTTCCCTAATTATTTTCGATTAAACTCTTCTGTAGCTGAAGCTTTGAAAGCCAACCAGCCAGTCGTCGCCCTGGAAACAACCGTAATAACCCATGGATTACCTTATCCTCAAAACCTTCAATTAGCCCATGAGATTGAAGAAGAAGTAAAGCATTTCGGTAGTGTTCCAGCAACCATAGGTATCCTCGAGGGGCAAATCCGATGTGGCTTGACCGAGGATGAAATACATGCCCTGGCAACCCATCCTTCGGTTGCTAAGGTGAGTCTCCGCGATATCGCCCGCCTGGTGGTTGAAAAGGGATGGGGTGGGACGACGGTTGCTGCAACGATGTGGGCTGCACATCAGGTTGGGATTCGAGTCTTTTCGACCGGTGGAATTGGTGGAGTCCATCGCTATACTGAATGGTTGCGCCATAGTGATGTTTCAGCCGATATCCAGGCCCTGGCAGAAATTCCGGTTGTTGTGGTTTGTTCAGGGGCAAAGGCTATTCTAGATTTACCTGCAACGTTGGAGGCGCTTGAAACTCGCTCCATTCCGGTAGTTGGTTACCAGACAAAGTATTTCCCAGCCTTCTATAGCGTTGGGAGCAAAAATCTTGAAGTGAGTATGGTGGCAAATCAACCGCAGGAAATTGCTGAATTTGCTCAGACCCATTGGGAGTTGGGTTTTCGGAGCGCAGTTTTGGTCGCTGTGCCACCCCCCGAAGCTGATGCTATACCGTTCGAGCAGATGGAAGCTTATATCCAGATAGCAGTTCAAGAGGCGGAAAGGCAGGGCATCCACGGTCAATCTGTGACCCCCTTTCTATTGAGGCGCCTGAGTGAACTATCGGAGGGGAAGAGTGTTCAGACCAATCTGAGCTTATTGAAAAATAACGCTCGAATTGCAGCTCAAATAGCCCTGACGTTCAGCTTAAATCACTAG
- a CDS encoding Pseudouridine kinase, producing the protein MKQNNFELRSDCPVVVIGAAGVDIVGRLESDLHEGSSNPARIRTTFGGVARNVAENLARLGQAVILLTAVGEDEDGERLIKNAQMAGVNTDYIIRCGDCPTGMYVGILNSKGEILFALDSMEVTHNITPAYIRKHAHLFKEASFIFIDLNLPPETLKTIYSLAKRYRVPVCADPTSMHLAPRLLPYLGQTFMITPNFAEASLLAKQPQKPPSRRQALLIAKTLVGQGVDVVIITLAEQGLCYASSETNGHIPAIQTEISDPTGAGDALTAAVLFALLNDMPLDDALRLGVSAATITLQHPGAVVPDLSLEKLYDQLVI; encoded by the coding sequence ATGAAACAGAACAATTTTGAGCTCAGGTCAGATTGTCCGGTAGTGGTCATTGGCGCAGCGGGGGTAGATATCGTCGGTAGATTGGAAAGCGACTTGCATGAAGGGTCTTCGAATCCAGCTCGCATCCGCACCACCTTTGGTGGGGTGGCGAGAAATGTGGCTGAAAATTTAGCCCGTTTAGGTCAGGCGGTTATTCTGCTGACTGCAGTCGGAGAGGATGAGGATGGAGAACGCCTGATCAAGAATGCCCAAATGGCAGGAGTAAATACAGATTATATTATCCGCTGTGGAGATTGTCCCACCGGAATGTATGTTGGCATTTTAAACAGCAAAGGTGAAATTCTCTTTGCATTGGATAGCATGGAGGTGACTCATAACATAACACCTGCCTACATTCGTAAGCACGCGCACTTGTTTAAAGAGGCTTCCTTCATTTTTATCGATCTAAACTTACCCCCGGAAACGCTGAAAACCATCTATTCACTGGCTAAAAGATACCGAGTCCCCGTTTGCGCTGATCCGACCTCGATGCACCTGGCACCTCGTTTGTTGCCCTACTTAGGGCAAACTTTTATGATCACCCCCAATTTTGCCGAAGCCAGTTTACTGGCAAAACAGCCTCAAAAACCTCCGTCGCGTCGCCAGGCATTGCTGATCGCAAAAACGTTGGTAGGTCAAGGGGTTGATGTTGTGATTATTACACTGGCTGAACAAGGCTTGTGTTATGCTTCCTCTGAAACAAACGGACATATTCCGGCAATTCAAACCGAGATCTCAGACCCAACCGGCGCGGGAGATGCCTTAACAGCTGCAGTGTTATTTGCTTTGCTCAATGATATGCCTTTAGATGATGCTTTGCGATTGGGTGTCTCAGCAGCTACCATAACCCTACAACATCCTGGAGCGGTGGTGCCTGATCTTTCCTTAGAAAAACTTTATGACCAATTGGTGATTTAA
- a CDS encoding Methionyl-tRNA formyltransferase, giving the protein MIHSNSTPRIVFMGSPTFAVPILEQLAHHYPVVGVITQPDRLVGRGNKLTPPPIKEAANRLRIPVIQPLRLSEPDAMSQLEQWQPDLIVVAAFGQILKPNVLNLPPFGCVNVHASLLPRWRGAAPIAAAILHGDEESGITIMKMDEGVDTGPILRQRAIPIFDTDNSLTLSSRLAELGAQLLLETLPDYLDGKIVPQEQDHQKATYAPLLKKENGELDFHQTATELWRKVRAFYPWPAAFTYLDGKHLIIHEARPIEISHDYPIGQTVRFQKKAAVATAKGLLELVKVQPGGKKPIFGSDLINGYRDWGKIVLPDHGNHA; this is encoded by the coding sequence ATGATTCATTCAAATAGCACTCCAAGAATCGTCTTTATGGGCTCTCCAACCTTTGCTGTGCCCATCCTAGAGCAACTTGCCCACCACTATCCAGTCGTTGGGGTCATCACGCAACCCGATCGTCTGGTAGGTCGAGGCAACAAATTGACACCTCCACCGATCAAGGAAGCGGCAAATCGTTTGAGGATTCCCGTCATTCAACCGCTGCGGTTAAGTGAACCGGATGCGATGAGTCAATTGGAGCAATGGCAGCCCGATCTCATCGTAGTAGCTGCGTTTGGGCAGATTCTCAAACCAAACGTTCTCAATCTACCTCCATTTGGCTGTGTCAATGTACACGCTTCTCTACTTCCGCGCTGGCGTGGTGCAGCTCCAATTGCAGCCGCCATCTTACATGGCGATGAAGAAAGCGGCATCACTATCATGAAGATGGATGAAGGCGTAGACACTGGACCTATTTTACGCCAAAGAGCTATTCCAATCTTTGATACTGACAATAGCCTGACCCTTTCCTCTCGCTTAGCCGAGCTTGGGGCGCAGTTATTGCTTGAAACATTACCCGATTATCTTGATGGAAAAATCGTACCTCAAGAACAAGACCACCAGAAAGCCACCTACGCCCCATTGCTTAAAAAAGAGAATGGCGAGTTAGATTTTCATCAAACCGCCACAGAGCTGTGGCGTAAAGTACGCGCCTTCTATCCCTGGCCCGCCGCCTTTACCTATCTCGATGGAAAGCACTTGATCATTCACGAAGCCAGACCGATCGAGATTTCCCATGACTATCCGATAGGGCAAACCGTCCGCTTCCAAAAGAAAGCAGCTGTCGCTACTGCGAAAGGATTGCTCGAATTGGTCAAAGTACAACCAGGCGGAAAGAAACCCATTTTCGGCAGTGATTTGATCAATGGCTATCGGGATTGGGGTAAGATCGTACTTCCTGATCATGGAAATCATGCTTGA
- a CDS encoding Phosphoglycerate mutase translates to MESIDFYQIYFLRHGESTGNANGYHQGQSDFPLSEKGVQQAQQLASRWKAEGIFFNKIISSPLSRARQTAEIIAQALSMPIECDPIWMERDAGLLSGLHAEEAKKRYPRPDFMSVYDKIGKTGESQWELFLRAGKAVDTLIKRETGRYLVVSHGGILNMVLYVTLGIFPQPNFYGAQFLFTNTGYAVLHFYPQTHNWLLVELSHPTRKDF, encoded by the coding sequence ATGGAATCGATCGACTTCTATCAAATCTACTTTTTACGACACGGCGAATCCACCGGCAACGCCAACGGCTATCATCAAGGACAATCCGATTTTCCGCTTTCCGAGAAAGGAGTGCAACAAGCCCAACAGCTTGCTTCCCGATGGAAAGCTGAAGGAATCTTTTTCAACAAAATAATCAGCAGCCCATTATCGCGCGCCCGCCAGACCGCAGAAATTATTGCCCAGGCTCTCTCTATGCCAATTGAATGCGATCCAATCTGGATGGAAAGAGATGCTGGATTGCTCTCCGGTTTACATGCCGAAGAAGCCAAAAAACGATACCCCCGCCCGGATTTCATGAGCGTTTATGACAAGATCGGCAAAACAGGTGAAAGCCAATGGGAACTCTTCTTGCGTGCCGGCAAAGCAGTGGATACCCTGATTAAACGCGAAACCGGGCGATATCTGGTTGTCTCTCACGGGGGTATTCTGAATATGGTTTTATATGTCACCCTGGGCATTTTCCCACAACCGAATTTTTATGGGGCGCAGTTCTTATTTACAAACACCGGTTATGCCGTCCTGCATTTTTATCCGCAAACCCATAACTGGCTTCTGGTTGAGCTAAGCCATCCCACAAGAAAGGATTTCTGA
- a CDS encoding 2-dehydropantoate 2-reductase, with protein sequence MGELSLLSIGAGAIGSYIGGRLLLSGQQVVFLEKPEIAERLKQAGLTIHKGSESHRINSLQVTSSLQQALSAKNAYDVLLVAVKAYDTHNLIETLLPFKEQLPPILSLQNGVENEPLFRSVFGQDRVIAGTVTSAIGWKQVGEIVIEKERGIGIALDQKLARKLIDVLAQSGFNVKGYPRADPMKWSKLITNQLTNATCAILNMPPAAVLSHPASFQLEMLQIRETLNVMDALKIQVVDLPATPVRILTWAIRKLPLWINQPLFVYFIGKGRGNKMPSLFLDLRAGKKQSEVEYLNGAVVRFGEKTGVATPLNQFLYQTLMDIVQERIPRNTYEHNPDKLLEDYRSFIK encoded by the coding sequence ATGGGCGAATTATCTTTACTCTCCATTGGTGCTGGTGCAATCGGTTCATATATTGGTGGTCGTCTATTATTATCTGGACAGCAAGTGGTTTTCCTGGAAAAACCCGAGATCGCTGAGCGCCTCAAGCAGGCTGGCTTAACCATCCATAAAGGCAGCGAAAGCCATCGCATTAATTCCCTTCAAGTCACCTCCTCTCTTCAACAGGCACTCTCAGCAAAGAACGCCTATGATGTTCTCCTGGTTGCGGTCAAAGCTTATGATACACACAATTTGATCGAGACCCTCTTGCCATTCAAAGAGCAACTTCCCCCTATTCTCAGCTTGCAAAACGGCGTCGAAAACGAACCGCTATTTCGCTCGGTTTTTGGGCAAGATCGCGTGATCGCAGGCACGGTCACCAGCGCTATCGGATGGAAGCAGGTTGGGGAAATAGTGATTGAAAAAGAGCGAGGCATCGGCATTGCCCTGGATCAAAAATTGGCTCGGAAATTGATCGATGTTCTGGCACAATCTGGCTTCAATGTAAAAGGCTACCCTCGTGCCGACCCAATGAAATGGTCAAAACTGATCACCAATCAATTAACCAATGCAACCTGTGCCATTTTAAACATGCCACCCGCAGCAGTATTGTCACATCCCGCCAGCTTCCAATTGGAAATGCTCCAGATTCGTGAGACCCTGAATGTTATGGACGCCCTAAAAATTCAAGTCGTTGACTTACCGGCTACCCCGGTGCGTATCTTGACCTGGGCAATCCGTAAACTGCCTTTATGGATCAACCAGCCACTATTCGTCTATTTTATTGGCAAAGGACGGGGAAACAAGATGCCATCCCTGTTTTTAGATTTACGTGCCGGGAAGAAACAAAGTGAAGTGGAATATCTCAACGGTGCAGTTGTTCGCTTTGGCGAAAAGACTGGCGTTGCCACCCCGCTAAACCAATTTTTATATCAAACCCTGATGGACATCGTTCAGGAAAGGATTCCCCGGAACACCTATGAACATAACCCTGACAAACTTCTTGAAGATTACCGTAGCTTTATAAAATGA
- a CDS encoding Pyrimidine-nucleoside phosphorylase gives MRAVDIIIKKRDKQELTAHEIEWFIQGYTKGDIPDYQAAAWAMAVLLNGMTAEETTALTLAMAHSGEMLDLRSVVPIAVDKHSTGGVGDKTTLVVAPLVAACGLPVGKMSGRGLGFSGGTLDKLESIRGFRADLTTEEFLSQLATIGVVVCGQTTDLAPADGKLYALRDVTGTVQSIPLIASSIMSKKIAAGAQAIVLDVKVGLGAFMKTLPEAEQLARLMVEIARKTGRRAVAYLSDMNQPLGVAVGNALELREAMDTLQNRGPKDFENHCIELASRMLVLGEQSPAMDAAKPVVEQTLRSGKAWQKFLAWIEAQGGDLNVVLNPQKLPTSRLHKEIGAPASGYIHQIHAEKVGLAAVYLGAGRAKKGDPIDYGVGIEVHHKVGNLVRKNDVLFTVHANGEEQLNLAQQMLSDAVMIKESPAEALPHFYGVIE, from the coding sequence TTGCGAGCGGTAGATATCATCATTAAAAAGCGTGATAAGCAAGAGCTAACAGCGCATGAAATTGAATGGTTTATCCAGGGGTATACGAAAGGGGACATTCCAGATTACCAGGCGGCAGCCTGGGCAATGGCGGTATTGCTCAATGGGATGACTGCTGAAGAAACCACAGCCTTGACACTGGCAATGGCTCATTCCGGCGAGATGTTAGATCTTCGTTCGGTTGTGCCAATTGCCGTTGACAAACATTCGACTGGTGGCGTTGGGGATAAGACGACCCTTGTCGTTGCTCCACTTGTTGCGGCTTGCGGTTTACCTGTAGGGAAGATGTCTGGTAGAGGGTTGGGTTTTAGCGGTGGAACGCTGGATAAACTCGAGTCGATTCGCGGTTTTCGGGCGGATTTAACCACAGAAGAATTTCTGTCTCAATTAGCCACAATTGGGGTAGTTGTGTGCGGTCAAACGACCGATTTAGCCCCCGCTGATGGTAAGTTATATGCGTTACGGGATGTGACCGGTACGGTACAATCCATTCCGTTAATCGCATCCTCGATCATGAGTAAGAAAATTGCCGCCGGCGCCCAGGCGATTGTTTTGGATGTTAAAGTTGGTCTTGGTGCATTCATGAAAACCCTCCCTGAAGCTGAGCAATTGGCTCGATTAATGGTTGAAATTGCGCGCAAGACCGGTCGGAGAGCAGTTGCTTACCTCTCCGATATGAATCAGCCGCTGGGGGTCGCAGTAGGGAATGCTCTCGAACTGCGCGAAGCTATGGATACGTTGCAAAATCGTGGGCCGAAGGATTTTGAAAATCATTGCATAGAACTCGCCAGCCGGATGCTGGTGCTCGGAGAGCAAAGTCCTGCTATGGATGCTGCCAAGCCGGTGGTGGAGCAGACGCTGAGGAGCGGAAAAGCCTGGCAGAAGTTTTTAGCCTGGATTGAGGCTCAAGGTGGTGACTTAAACGTCGTATTGAATCCGCAAAAGTTGCCCACAAGCAGGTTGCATAAGGAGATTGGCGCACCGGCTTCTGGTTACATCCATCAAATTCATGCTGAAAAGGTTGGGTTGGCTGCTGTGTATCTCGGAGCCGGGCGGGCGAAGAAAGGCGATCCGATCGATTACGGAGTCGGGATTGAGGTCCACCATAAAGTTGGTAATCTTGTACGGAAAAATGATGTGTTATTCACGGTGCATGCCAATGGAGAAGAACAACTTAACCTGGCGCAGCAAATGCTTTCCGATGCCGTAATGATCAAAGAAAGCCCCGCAGAAGCATTACCGCACTTCTACGGGGTAATAGAATGA
- a CDS encoding Uracil-DNA glycosylase, family 5: protein MNLAAWNDLEEKILNCRRCERLVAWREQVATGKRRAFRDQVYWGKPVVGFGDHQAQILIVGLAPGAHGANRTGRMFTGDSSGDFLYRALYKAGFANQPVASYRNDGLELRNVYIGAVCRCAPPANKPTSGEIRNCIPYLHREIALLPHLRVVVALGRIAFEQIVLYFEFTPKPAFRHGVSYRVPNHNINLIASYHPSRQNTQTGRLTEQMFDQIWIKAKSFLEGV from the coding sequence ATGAATCTGGCAGCCTGGAACGATTTAGAAGAGAAAATCTTGAACTGTCGTCGCTGTGAACGGCTGGTCGCCTGGCGTGAACAGGTTGCCACAGGCAAGCGAAGAGCTTTTCGAGACCAGGTTTATTGGGGCAAACCCGTTGTCGGTTTTGGAGATCATCAGGCGCAAATCTTGATCGTGGGTTTGGCACCCGGAGCCCATGGGGCAAATCGGACTGGTCGAATGTTCACCGGCGATTCTTCAGGAGATTTTCTTTATCGAGCACTGTACAAAGCTGGGTTTGCCAATCAACCAGTTGCCAGCTACCGCAACGATGGCTTGGAGTTAAGGAATGTCTATATTGGGGCTGTCTGTCGCTGTGCCCCTCCAGCGAACAAGCCAACCTCTGGCGAAATCCGCAATTGTATTCCGTACTTACATCGAGAGATTGCATTACTTCCTCATTTACGGGTTGTGGTTGCTCTGGGACGAATCGCTTTCGAACAAATCGTGTTGTATTTTGAATTTACTCCAAAGCCTGCTTTCCGACATGGAGTTAGCTACAGAGTTCCCAACCATAACATAAACCTCATTGCTTCCTACCATCCAAGCCGCCAAAATACTCAAACTGGACGTTTAACCGAGCAAATGTTCGACCAGATTTGGATTAAGGCAAAATCGTTTTTAGAAGGAGTCTAA
- a CDS encoding S-adenosylmethionine:tRNA ribosyltransferase-isomerase gives MKLRIEDFDYYLPQELIAQTPAEPRDAARLLVAFRDSRRVEHTIFREIGRYLEAGDLLVVNETRVIPARLFAKKAISGGKVEVLLLKKIDDLKWHAIVGGKRVREGTELIIGDHLRAWVTESMEGAERLIQFEQPIEPHLSKFGQTPLPPYIHRWSENVAERYQTVFAKVDGSAAAPTAGLHFTAQLMDELQKKGVRFARLVLHIGLDTFAPVTEEDPTQHRMHTEWCQVSEETVRLVKETRQLGKRVIAVGTTSVRALETAATYSPPGDLLPYTGSTDLYILPGYPFKVVQGLITNFHLPRSTLLMLVSAFAEREWVLSLYQQAIELRYRFYSFGDAMLIL, from the coding sequence ATGAAATTGAGAATTGAAGATTTTGACTATTACCTCCCCCAAGAATTAATCGCTCAAACACCTGCCGAGCCAAGAGACGCGGCAAGACTACTCGTGGCTTTCCGCGACTCGCGACGGGTCGAACATACGATTTTCCGTGAAATCGGCAGGTATTTGGAAGCGGGGGATTTGCTGGTGGTGAACGAAACGCGCGTCATCCCCGCCCGTCTTTTTGCTAAAAAGGCAATTAGCGGTGGAAAAGTAGAAGTTTTACTCCTTAAGAAAATTGATGACTTAAAGTGGCATGCCATAGTGGGTGGAAAACGCGTTCGGGAAGGCACCGAATTAATAATTGGAGATCATCTCCGCGCCTGGGTAACTGAGTCGATGGAAGGAGCTGAGCGTTTAATTCAATTTGAGCAACCCATCGAACCACACCTGAGCAAATTCGGGCAAACCCCCTTACCTCCCTATATCCATCGATGGAGTGAAAATGTAGCTGAACGCTATCAAACTGTATTTGCAAAAGTGGACGGTTCGGCTGCTGCTCCGACTGCTGGTTTGCATTTCACAGCCCAATTGATGGATGAATTGCAGAAAAAGGGGGTACGGTTTGCCCGACTTGTCCTTCATATCGGGTTAGATACCTTTGCACCGGTAACCGAGGAGGATCCGACTCAACATCGAATGCATACCGAATGGTGTCAGGTAAGCGAGGAAACCGTTCGCCTGGTTAAGGAAACCCGCCAACTCGGAAAACGGGTCATTGCGGTTGGGACAACCAGTGTACGAGCTTTGGAGACAGCGGCAACATATAGCCCACCCGGGGATCTATTGCCGTACACGGGTTCAACCGACCTGTACATTTTGCCAGGTTATCCCTTTAAAGTTGTTCAAGGCTTGATTACGAATTTTCACCTGCCTCGATCAACCTTGTTGATGCTGGTATCCGCTTTTGCAGAGCGGGAGTGGGTGTTGAGTTTGTATCAACAGGCAATTGAATTACGCTATCGGTTTTACTCTTTTGGGGATGCAATGTTGATCTTATGA
- a CDS encoding Holliday junction DNA helicase RuvB codes for MIDPTSNLEDRFDLTMRPQRLADVIGQERVKQNLRILIEAALKRGDPLEHVLFYGPPGLGKTTLAHVIANEMKVNIKVTSGPAIERAGDLAAILTNLQAGDVFFIDEIHRLSRAVEEILYPAMEDFALDFVVGKGPSARSIRLKLPRFTVIGATTRLALVTAPLRARFGAVFRLDYYDVEAMSAIVARAAKLMNVQIDEEGMREIAQRGRGTPRVALRLLRRVRDFATVRANGVITRKVAGEALDLLEVDSLGLDDIDRRVLRTIIEKYNGGPVGLSTIAASLSEESDTIMDVVEPYLLQLGMIERTPQGRVVTRTAYEHLGCDFPDETPSQPTLF; via the coding sequence ATGATAGACCCAACATCTAACCTTGAAGATCGTTTTGACCTGACCATGCGTCCGCAGCGTTTAGCGGATGTGATTGGACAAGAGCGTGTGAAGCAAAACTTACGAATTTTAATTGAGGCTGCCCTGAAGCGAGGCGACCCGCTTGAACACGTTTTGTTCTATGGCCCGCCAGGATTGGGAAAGACTACCCTGGCGCATGTAATTGCTAATGAGATGAAAGTAAACATCAAGGTGACTTCTGGGCCAGCTATTGAGCGAGCGGGAGATCTGGCTGCTATTCTAACCAATCTTCAAGCAGGGGATGTCTTTTTTATCGACGAAATCCATCGCCTGAGTCGGGCGGTAGAAGAGATTTTATATCCTGCCATGGAAGATTTTGCGCTCGACTTTGTAGTTGGTAAAGGTCCCTCGGCACGATCGATCCGTTTAAAATTGCCTCGCTTTACTGTCATCGGCGCGACGACACGCCTGGCGTTGGTAACAGCTCCTCTCCGGGCGAGATTTGGGGCGGTTTTTCGACTGGATTATTATGATGTGGAAGCGATGAGTGCCATTGTGGCTCGGGCTGCAAAGCTCATGAATGTACAAATCGATGAAGAGGGGATGCGCGAGATTGCCCAGCGCGGTCGCGGAACGCCGCGGGTAGCTCTTCGTTTGTTGCGAAGGGTCAGGGATTTCGCAACGGTGCGTGCCAACGGTGTGATTACCCGCAAGGTTGCTGGCGAAGCCTTAGACCTCCTCGAAGTCGATTCGTTAGGATTGGATGATATTGATCGGCGTGTTCTGCGTACGATCATAGAAAAATACAACGGTGGACCGGTTGGACTCAGTACGATTGCAGCCTCGTTAAGTGAAGAATCGGATACCATTATGGATGTTGTTGAACCGTATTTGCTTCAATTGGGAATGATCGAGCGCACACCTCAGGGGCGGGTAGTTACCCGGACTGCGTACGAGCATCTGGGATGCGATTTTCCCGATGAAACTCCTTCACAACCGACTTTGTTTTAA
- a CDS encoding Uracil phosphoribosyltransferase, whose amino-acid sequence MTVHVSSHPLVAHKLTLLRDHTTDHRTFRELVKEISTLLTYETTRDLQLRPRPVQTPLARTNGAELKENVGLVPILRAGLGMVEGVWELLPSAEVWHIGLYRDEKTLKPVEYYNKLPVEPTVSVCIVLDPMLATGGSAVATVNILKNWGVRNIKFMGILGAPEGIEFLQESHPDVPIFLAAIDERLNEHGFILPGLGDAGDRQFGTG is encoded by the coding sequence ATGACTGTTCATGTCTCCTCCCATCCCTTAGTAGCGCACAAATTGACATTATTGCGCGACCATACAACTGACCACCGCACCTTTCGTGAGTTGGTCAAAGAGATCTCGACATTATTAACCTACGAAACCACTCGAGATCTGCAACTCCGACCAAGGCCCGTTCAAACACCCTTAGCACGCACCAATGGAGCAGAGCTTAAAGAAAACGTTGGCCTGGTACCTATTCTGCGGGCTGGATTGGGGATGGTAGAGGGTGTCTGGGAACTCTTGCCCTCAGCCGAAGTCTGGCATATTGGTCTCTACCGAGATGAAAAAACGCTCAAACCAGTCGAGTATTACAACAAGTTACCCGTCGAACCGACCGTCTCCGTTTGCATCGTTTTAGACCCCATGCTTGCCACCGGTGGTTCAGCCGTTGCAACCGTTAATATCCTGAAGAATTGGGGGGTTCGAAATATCAAATTTATGGGGATCCTTGGAGCGCCAGAAGGGATCGAGTTTCTTCAGGAAAGTCATCCTGATGTTCCAATTTTTCTTGCGGCCATTGATGAACGCTTGAATGAACATGGCTTTATTCTTCCAGGACTGGGAGATGCAGGTGATCGTCAGTTTGGCACAGGTTGA